The Shewanella sp. MTB7 genome includes a window with the following:
- a CDS encoding glutathione S-transferase N-terminal domain-containing protein, whose protein sequence is MSVKKLSDLQLYYFNTCPYCIKVLLAIKMMGLEFEHKNIHSSEIYKSELIEGGGKKQVPCLRIEENDTVRWLYESSDIIDYLQQRKG, encoded by the coding sequence ATGTCAGTTAAAAAACTGAGTGATCTACAGCTTTATTACTTCAATACCTGTCCGTACTGCATCAAGGTGCTACTAGCTATAAAGATGATGGGACTAGAGTTCGAGCACAAAAATATACATTCTAGCGAAATTTATAAATCTGAATTGATAGAGGGAGGCGGTAAAAAACAGGTTCCTTGTCTTCGCATTGAAGAAAACGACACTGTGCGTTGGCTATATGAGTCGAGTGACATTATAGATTACTTGCAGCAACGTAAAGGCTAG
- the def gene encoding peptide deformylase, which translates to MAVLDILTIPDERLKRKAKPVADINVVQGFIDDLLETMYDTEDGIGLAATQVGSEHAILVIDLSPDRDQPQVLINPEIIAAEGEFVGEEGCLSIPGYRAKVARNEKVKVTALDREGNHVEIETDTFLAIVLQHEMDHLNGVVFTDHLSKLKQQIALRKVIKYA; encoded by the coding sequence ATGGCCGTACTGGATATTCTCACCATACCCGATGAACGATTAAAAAGAAAAGCTAAGCCAGTTGCTGATATCAATGTGGTACAGGGTTTTATAGATGATCTGTTAGAAACCATGTATGACACCGAGGATGGTATTGGACTCGCAGCAACCCAAGTCGGTAGTGAGCATGCGATATTAGTTATCGACTTATCACCTGATAGAGATCAACCGCAGGTTTTGATTAATCCTGAAATCATTGCAGCGGAAGGTGAATTCGTTGGGGAAGAGGGCTGTTTATCCATTCCTGGCTATCGAGCTAAAGTTGCTAGAAATGAGAAAGTTAAAGTGACAGCTCTTGATAGAGAGGGAAATCACGTTGAAATTGAAACGGATACCTTCTTAGCCATTGTGCTTCAACATGAGATGGATCATCTTAATGGTGTGGTGTTTACCGATCATCTTTCTAAGTTAAAACAACAGATCGCACTTCGAAAAGTGATCAAGTACGCTTAA
- the trhA gene encoding PAQR family membrane homeostasis protein TrhA codes for MSSQEMCQQTAPKPVINSSGYTATEEAANSISHALGIIAGVVALIFSIIKGQDTLTSIEMAGVVVYCTSIILLFSCSTAYHSVSNPKWKHRLKIADHCAIYFLIAGTYTPLMLLALKGEQANIILIAIWALALGGVLFETLFISRFKKLSVILYLAMGWLCVTVMGDMIVNMTPLGFQLLIAGGLFYSLGVIFYVGKRIPYNHAIWHLFVLAGAVSHFLCVYLTLL; via the coding sequence ATGTCGTCTCAGGAAATGTGCCAGCAAACAGCACCTAAACCAGTCATCAATTCAAGTGGTTATACCGCAACTGAAGAAGCTGCAAACAGCATCAGTCACGCCTTGGGAATTATTGCAGGGGTTGTGGCCCTTATTTTCTCCATAATCAAGGGGCAAGACACTCTTACGAGTATTGAAATGGCTGGCGTGGTTGTTTATTGTACCAGTATTATTTTACTTTTCTCCTGCTCTACAGCCTATCACAGCGTCTCAAACCCTAAGTGGAAACACAGACTAAAAATTGCCGATCACTGCGCCATCTATTTTCTGATAGCTGGTACTTATACTCCATTAATGTTGTTAGCGCTTAAAGGCGAACAGGCAAATATAATTTTGATAGCCATATGGGCATTAGCCTTGGGTGGCGTGTTATTTGAGACTTTGTTTATTAGCCGATTTAAAAAATTAAGCGTCATTCTGTATCTTGCCATGGGATGGCTGTGTGTCACGGTAATGGGTGACATGATAGTCAATATGACACCGCTAGGTTTTCAACTTCTGATCGCTGGAGGATTATTTTATAGTTTAGGCGTGATTTTCTATGTGGGTAAACGTATTCCCTATAACCATGCAATTTGGCATCTGTTTGTACTTGCTGGAGCAGTAAGCCATTTTCTCTGTGTTTATCTGACCTTACTTTAA
- a CDS encoding MGMT family protein, with product MPEQKAVSPIERIWFVVNLIPKGNVSSYGKIADLAGLPGRARYVSTALKRAPKEMDLPWHRVVNSQGKISFESQSQAYQHQMELLRLDGVQVNRGRISLSEYEWKPDLATLMFEIPF from the coding sequence ATGCCAGAGCAAAAGGCTGTTAGCCCAATAGAAAGAATTTGGTTTGTCGTTAACCTCATCCCTAAAGGTAATGTGAGTTCCTATGGAAAAATTGCCGATTTAGCGGGTCTTCCGGGTAGAGCAAGATACGTTTCAACGGCACTCAAACGAGCACCTAAAGAGATGGACTTGCCTTGGCATAGAGTAGTCAATAGCCAAGGAAAAATTTCGTTTGAAAGTCAGTCACAAGCTTATCAACATCAGATGGAACTATTAAGACTTGATGGAGTACAAGTGAACCGAGGCAGAATTTCATTGTCTGAATATGAATGGAAACCAGATCTTGCCACTCTCATGTTCGAGATCCCTTTTTAA
- the thiC gene encoding phosphomethylpyrimidine synthase ThiC — protein sequence MSNRRETRAQAQQFIDTLKPLQHPNSEKIYLSGSREDLHVGMRQILQSDTMVGGTESAPILESNAPLKVYDCAGAYSDPDAEINVRKGLVKFRESWIEERGDTEQLQSVSSGFTQQRLADDGLDHLRFDSLLPPRKAQAGKCVTQLHYARKGIITPEMEYIAIRENMDQSDITDAVLRQKAKGESFGASIEQVITPEFVRQEIARGRAIIPLNINHPEAEPMIIGRNFLVKVNANIGNSAVTSSIEEEVEKLVWSTRWGADTVMDLSTGRYIHETREWIIRNSPVPIGTVPIYQALEKVNGVAEDLTWEVFRDTLVEQAEQGVDYFTIHAGVLLRYVPMTAKRVTGIVSRGGSIMAKWCLSHHTENFLYEHFREICELCAAYDVSLSLGDGMRPGSIADANDEAQFCELETLGELVKIAWEYDVQTIIEGPGHIPMNLIKENMDKQLEVCDEAPFYTLGPQTTDIAPGYDHFTSGIGAAMIAWYGCAMLCYVTPKEHLGLPNKQDVKQGLITYKIAAHAGDVAKGHPTAQIRDNALSKARFEFRWEDQYNLGLDPETARAYHDESLPQESAKVAHFCSMCGPKFCSMKISQEVREYAAAQEIKLQSNASYQAKNATDIQAGMDKMSAEFNAKGAELYHEASAGNVDLVDAEV from the coding sequence ATGTCAAATCGTCGTGAAACCCGAGCTCAAGCTCAACAGTTTATTGATACGTTGAAACCTCTTCAACACCCTAATTCTGAAAAAATATACCTGAGCGGTAGTCGTGAAGACTTGCATGTTGGCATGCGTCAAATCTTACAGTCCGATACTATGGTCGGTGGCACCGAATCAGCTCCAATCCTTGAATCCAATGCCCCACTAAAAGTGTATGACTGTGCTGGTGCATACTCAGACCCTGATGCTGAAATCAATGTGCGTAAAGGCTTGGTTAAATTCAGGGAGAGCTGGATTGAGGAACGGGGTGACACTGAACAGCTGCAGAGTGTGAGTTCCGGTTTTACACAACAACGTCTGGCCGATGACGGGTTGGATCATCTTCGATTCGATTCTTTGCTTCCTCCAAGAAAAGCCCAAGCTGGCAAGTGTGTAACTCAACTTCACTACGCAAGAAAAGGCATCATTACCCCAGAGATGGAATACATCGCCATCCGCGAGAATATGGATCAAAGTGACATTACCGATGCGGTCTTGAGGCAAAAAGCCAAAGGAGAGAGTTTCGGAGCTTCCATAGAGCAAGTGATCACGCCAGAGTTTGTACGCCAAGAGATCGCCCGTGGTCGAGCCATTATTCCCTTGAATATTAACCATCCAGAAGCAGAGCCTATGATCATTGGCCGTAATTTTCTGGTGAAGGTGAATGCCAACATTGGTAACTCGGCTGTAACATCTTCGATTGAAGAGGAGGTTGAAAAGCTTGTTTGGTCAACGCGTTGGGGGGCTGATACTGTGATGGATCTCTCCACCGGACGTTATATTCACGAAACTCGAGAATGGATCATTCGTAACTCACCAGTGCCCATCGGAACAGTGCCTATCTATCAAGCTCTGGAGAAGGTCAATGGCGTGGCAGAGGATCTGACTTGGGAGGTTTTTAGAGATACCTTAGTTGAACAAGCAGAGCAAGGTGTGGATTATTTCACCATACATGCGGGAGTGCTGCTTCGCTATGTGCCAATGACGGCCAAGCGTGTTACGGGCATTGTGTCTCGTGGTGGCTCTATCATGGCTAAGTGGTGCTTGTCTCATCACACGGAGAACTTTCTCTATGAGCATTTCAGAGAGATCTGCGAACTGTGTGCTGCCTATGATGTGTCGCTTTCATTAGGGGATGGAATGCGCCCTGGTTCGATTGCAGATGCCAATGATGAGGCACAATTTTGTGAGCTAGAAACCTTAGGTGAGTTGGTAAAAATCGCTTGGGAGTACGATGTTCAAACCATTATCGAAGGCCCAGGTCACATTCCCATGAATCTTATCAAGGAGAACATGGATAAGCAGCTTGAGGTGTGTGATGAGGCACCATTTTATACTTTAGGCCCGCAAACTACGGATATTGCACCGGGCTACGATCATTTTACATCGGGGATCGGTGCGGCAATGATCGCTTGGTATGGTTGTGCCATGCTCTGTTACGTCACGCCAAAAGAGCATCTAGGTTTACCGAATAAACAAGATGTTAAACAGGGATTAATTACCTACAAGATAGCCGCTCACGCTGGTGATGTGGCTAAAGGACATCCAACGGCGCAGATCCGCGATAATGCCTTGTCTAAGGCGAGATTTGAGTTTCGCTGGGAAGACCAATATAACTTGGGACTTGACCCTGAAACGGCTCGCGCTTATCACGACGAGTCTTTGCCACAAGAATCGGCTAAAGTTGCTCATTTTTGCTCCATGTGTGGCCCTAAGTTCTGTTCCATGAAAATAAGCCAAGAGGTGCGTGAATACGCGGCGGCGCAAGAGATAAAATTGCAATCGAATGCCAGTTACCAAGCGAAAAATGCCACGGACATTCAGGCGGGAATGGATAAGATGTCGGCAGAATTTAACGCTAAAGGAGCAGAGCTTTATCATGAAGCAAGCGCTGGCAATGTTGATTTAGTCGACGCTGAGGTTTAA
- a CDS encoding tRNA-uridine aminocarboxypropyltransferase has product MTSIEREMKVILLTHEREVDRPTNTGILALNLYPQWCSRVIWSRVDSNKEVLTLLASTQAAVLFPKAETALESGEEVNLNLELDSKTQYLDSPPQTIIILDATWQEARKMLRQSPYLKVAKKFALSQQTSSQFNLRRNQIQGGLCTVECIIEMCHLVGMNTEAIELEQIFSEFNQ; this is encoded by the coding sequence ATGACCAGTATAGAGAGAGAGATGAAGGTTATATTATTAACTCATGAGCGAGAGGTTGACCGTCCAACAAATACAGGCATTTTGGCACTTAATTTGTATCCCCAATGGTGTTCTCGTGTTATCTGGTCAAGAGTTGACTCAAATAAGGAAGTATTGACCTTGCTGGCAAGTACTCAAGCAGCTGTTCTGTTTCCTAAAGCCGAAACCGCATTGGAGAGTGGTGAGGAGGTAAATTTGAACCTTGAACTTGATAGTAAAACTCAGTATCTGGACAGTCCGCCGCAAACCATCATCATATTAGATGCGACCTGGCAAGAAGCGAGAAAAATGTTAAGGCAGAGCCCGTACTTAAAAGTTGCGAAGAAATTTGCTCTTTCGCAGCAAACATCATCTCAGTTCAACCTAAGACGCAATCAGATCCAAGGAGGATTATGCACTGTAGAGTGCATAATAGAAATGTGTCATTTAGTCGGTATGAACACAGAGGCTATTGAACTTGAACAAATTTTTAGCGAGTTTAACCAATAA
- a CDS encoding class II glutamine amidotransferase translates to MCELLAMSANVPTDIVFSFTGLAQRGGVTGPHVDGWGITFYEGKGSRTFKDACPSSESHIAKMIQSYPIKSEVVISHIRQANRGCVSLENTHPFTRELWGRYWTYAHNGQLSDYEDKFIVSRFHPVGVTDSELAFCWILEKVVQKYGEQEPEDARPVFQYIASLADEIRGLGVFNMILSDGEHLMSYCSNNLCYITRKAPFGQATLIDTDVVIDFDKETTPNDIVTVIATRPLTNNEEWHILGAGDWELFRKGVRIPPL, encoded by the coding sequence ATGTGTGAATTACTGGCGATGAGCGCGAACGTGCCGACAGATATAGTATTTAGCTTTACCGGCTTAGCGCAAAGAGGTGGTGTCACTGGGCCGCATGTCGACGGATGGGGCATCACTTTTTATGAAGGTAAGGGGAGTCGTACCTTTAAAGATGCCTGCCCAAGCAGTGAGTCCCATATCGCTAAGATGATCCAATCATATCCGATTAAGAGCGAAGTGGTGATCAGTCATATCAGGCAAGCTAACCGAGGTTGTGTCTCACTTGAAAATACCCACCCCTTTACTCGTGAGCTCTGGGGGCGTTACTGGACCTATGCCCATAACGGTCAGTTGTCAGATTATGAAGATAAATTTATTGTCTCTCGCTTTCACCCCGTAGGTGTTACAGACAGCGAGCTGGCTTTTTGTTGGATATTAGAAAAAGTGGTGCAGAAGTATGGCGAGCAAGAGCCCGAAGATGCTAGACCTGTATTTCAATACATAGCCAGTTTGGCTGATGAGATCCGCGGTTTGGGCGTGTTCAATATGATCTTAAGTGATGGTGAACATTTGATGAGTTATTGCAGCAATAATCTGTGTTATATCACCCGTAAAGCGCCATTTGGGCAAGCAACACTTATCGACACTGATGTGGTTATTGATTTCGATAAAGAGACAACACCCAATGATATCGTGACAGTGATAGCGACTCGCCCGTTAACCAATAACGAAGAGTGGCATATATTAGGCGCAGGTGATTGGGAACTGTTTCGCAAAGGAGTGAGAATACCTCCTCTATGA
- a CDS encoding MFS transporter, with protein MTKIARTPLPKTFFVANTMEIFERLAWYGFFTLSSLYMTSPTLQGGLGFSDQERGLLQGMIPFFLYLFPVLTGALADRYGYRKMFLIAYAIMSPSYFILGQVESFAGFFIAFMGVALGAACFKPVVTGTVARTTDETNRGLGFGIFYMMVNVGGFLGPFIAGYVRAISWDWVFIMSSFWIAVNFIPALLFYKEPTDQAKQKGKPLKAVFADIQEVLGNLRFAILFFGTLIILMSYGAKWLTGSETLLVYLAWFSGHYLWNLSANTQKDAPWYRQKIAVGNKAFVTYLLILSGFWMVYQQIFITLPIYIRDFVDTSDLVAMLAHYPSLLAFFAHVDLSSLQTELLRLAQAVSGQEIDIKHAYFELVHLKVMVPVNELSQGLTAIASDPARASDYAQTWAEQHRQINPEYLIGLNFLSIVLLQIIVSRFIERFQALPVLVGGTIILALGTALGGIAHGMIMGGAMVLTSILVFSLGEMVASPKSQEYVASFAPHDKKAMFMGYYFVSSAIGFLLAGPLSGYLYSEVAKKAERPELMWFIIGGFGLLTAIGLILFNKFSANKLVPVTETQVIKASVEGA; from the coding sequence ATGACTAAAATTGCACGAACTCCATTGCCCAAAACGTTTTTTGTGGCCAATACAATGGAGATTTTCGAGCGCTTGGCTTGGTATGGTTTTTTTACTTTGTCATCACTCTATATGACCTCACCAACACTGCAAGGTGGTTTAGGGTTTAGCGATCAGGAGCGTGGCCTATTACAAGGCATGATCCCCTTCTTTCTCTACCTTTTTCCTGTCTTAACAGGCGCGCTTGCGGATCGATATGGTTATCGGAAGATGTTTCTTATCGCCTATGCCATCATGAGCCCAAGTTACTTTATTCTCGGACAGGTAGAATCATTCGCAGGTTTCTTTATTGCCTTTATGGGGGTTGCGCTAGGCGCAGCTTGCTTTAAACCAGTGGTGACAGGAACGGTTGCTAGAACCACTGATGAAACAAATCGCGGTCTGGGTTTCGGGATTTTCTATATGATGGTCAATGTTGGCGGCTTCCTTGGTCCTTTTATCGCAGGCTACGTTCGTGCAATTAGTTGGGATTGGGTTTTTATTATGTCCTCGTTCTGGATTGCAGTGAACTTCATCCCTGCACTACTTTTTTACAAGGAACCCACTGATCAAGCCAAACAAAAAGGCAAGCCATTAAAAGCGGTATTCGCCGATATTCAGGAAGTATTGGGGAACCTTCGTTTTGCAATTTTATTCTTTGGTACCTTAATTATCTTAATGTCATATGGAGCAAAATGGCTAACGGGCTCCGAAACTCTTCTCGTTTATCTTGCTTGGTTTAGCGGGCACTATTTATGGAACCTGAGCGCCAATACACAAAAAGATGCACCTTGGTACAGACAAAAGATAGCCGTCGGCAATAAAGCTTTTGTCACCTACCTCTTAATATTATCTGGCTTTTGGATGGTGTATCAGCAGATATTTATCACCTTACCTATCTATATTCGTGATTTTGTCGATACTTCAGATCTCGTGGCAATGCTGGCTCACTATCCTAGTTTATTAGCCTTCTTTGCACATGTTGATTTAAGTTCTCTGCAAACCGAGCTGTTAAGGCTTGCTCAGGCTGTATCTGGTCAAGAGATAGATATCAAGCACGCGTATTTCGAATTAGTACACTTAAAAGTAATGGTCCCAGTTAATGAACTTAGCCAAGGATTGACAGCTATCGCATCCGATCCGGCAAGAGCCAGTGATTATGCGCAAACATGGGCGGAACAACATAGACAAATAAACCCAGAGTACTTAATAGGGCTCAACTTCCTCTCTATCGTGCTGCTTCAGATCATCGTAAGTCGTTTTATTGAGCGTTTTCAGGCTTTGCCTGTACTGGTGGGCGGAACCATTATTCTTGCTCTAGGGACTGCGTTAGGTGGAATAGCGCACGGGATGATAATGGGGGGAGCCATGGTGCTAACTTCCATACTGGTCTTCTCTCTCGGTGAGATGGTCGCTTCACCCAAGAGTCAGGAATATGTCGCCAGCTTTGCCCCACACGATAAGAAAGCCATGTTTATGGGTTACTATTTCGTCTCATCAGCAATTGGTTTTCTACTTGCTGGACCACTGTCAGGCTATCTTTATTCCGAAGTTGCGAAAAAAGCAGAGCGTCCCGAACTCATGTGGTTCATCATCGGAGGGTTTGGTCTTCTAACCGCAATAGGGCTTATTTTGTTCAATAAATTCAGCGCTAATAAACTAGTCCCCGTCACCGAAACTCAAGTAATTAAAGCAAGTGTCGAAGGTGCATAG
- a CDS encoding DUF3108 domain-containing protein, whose product MSKGKHLIIATQLLSTSFALSAAPNPLTPQTAEYQVNYGSIELGKARYQLPAAEGNVYQYRFDSDVSLLVLSDRRNVRSDFISDGEQLTPMRYTHNRKGTGPSFQEQAAFAKEQSVVHSRYKDERAKLPYTDILYDPLMVQLQFRIDLAKGKEDLHYAMVKEGEIDEYDFRIVGKERMNIDSGSYETIKIEVVRDSKKRQTFFWMAPDLGYLPVRLTHFEKGSKQLDIKLLNYQFSEPQQQTVKSLPVDSEALTQP is encoded by the coding sequence TTGTCAAAAGGTAAACACCTGATTATAGCAACACAGCTTTTAAGCACTAGTTTTGCCCTTTCGGCCGCGCCTAACCCACTAACTCCCCAAACAGCTGAATATCAAGTCAATTACGGCAGTATTGAACTAGGAAAAGCTAGGTACCAACTCCCCGCAGCCGAAGGTAATGTTTACCAATACCGTTTCGATAGCGACGTGAGCCTGTTAGTACTATCAGATAGAAGAAATGTTCGCAGTGATTTCATCTCAGATGGCGAACAATTAACACCTATGCGTTATACCCATAATCGTAAAGGCACAGGCCCTAGCTTTCAGGAACAAGCTGCCTTTGCTAAGGAGCAATCTGTTGTCCATAGCCGTTATAAAGATGAGCGCGCTAAGTTACCCTATACCGATATTTTATATGACCCATTGATGGTGCAACTCCAGTTCCGTATCGACTTGGCCAAAGGTAAGGAAGATCTTCACTATGCCATGGTGAAAGAGGGAGAAATAGATGAATATGACTTTCGCATCGTAGGTAAAGAGCGGATGAATATAGACAGTGGCAGTTATGAAACGATTAAGATTGAAGTGGTAAGAGACAGTAAAAAGCGGCAAACATTTTTTTGGATGGCACCAGATCTCGGCTATTTACCAGTGCGTCTAACGCATTTTGAGAAAGGCAGTAAACAGCTTGATATTAAATTACTAAACTATCAGTTCTCTGAGCCACAACAACAGACAGTAAAAAGCCTACCAGTAGATTCTGAAGCCCTTACACAGCCTTAA